CCATTATGTCCAacataaaaataagaaaaaagtaTTTCAACTCAATAACTTCtccgaaaaggaaaaaaaaatacaaaaaaaaaattataggttGATAGAATGCAATTAGTGCCATTGTGGAACTGGTAAAAAATCATGTCCAGTGCAACTGTCTAGGCATGGTTGAAATTTTGAGCAAATGCCAAGGAGTTTTAATCAGCAGATTCATGTCATTTTCTCAAAGCCGGCACAGTGGAACAGCTCAACAATTGGAAATGTATAATATTGAGTATTCAATAATTAATACATGCCACATCCACAAACCTGCTAAGAGAAAAGCACGTAAGAGTTGTCAATGCTGATTCAGAACTCAGAAGTCAAAATGCCTAGTGCCAATTAAAAATTAGAGGGCCTTGTCCCTGAGTTAAAACCTTGAGTTTGCAGAACTGAGGCAGGTTGTCTACTTGTAAGACTATCAAAATCTGAAGTTTTCTCCACacaaatcaaaaagaaaaaccaccataaaaaagaaagataaaggATAGAAAAAAACCGGCATAATTGCAGATGGCTTCTACCAGCAATTATGAAGAGCTTCCTGGCTGCCTGGGGAGGCTAGCAGAAGGTTCCAACTCCAGTCCTAGTAGCAGCGACAAGGTGCATAGGCTTAAAGTTAAAGTCATCATTAACATTCTGAGGCACTTTCTGCAGTTCTCTTTGAAGTGGCATATAGAAGACAACAATGTACGAGTTCGGTTGAACCAAATTATGGATGGTATTCACGAAGTCATTCAGGACTGTCAGCTGCATGATTCAAACACAAGTCAGGTCGCAGGAAATGAAGATTGCAgatcgtcaaggtcaaaccatGAATCCGTGGTTTCTCATTTGAAAAAAGTGAAGGACATTAAGCCAGTTATGCTGGAAATCTGCTCAATTGCTGATGTAACCACCTTCGGAAAAAGGGACACTTTCAGATCTATTAAAACCAAAAATACGTTTTTGTCCCTCAAAAATTTTCCAAGAAGCATGATGCCGTCCCTGATCAACTCTCAGATCGCCAGAAGACTGGAGTTCTGCACTTTGAATGTGGTAAGCTTTGTTGACTCTCTCCTAGATAATCTGAAAGATATATTAAGCCACAATGCTGACCTTGTTACTCCAGTTGAGGAACAAATTGGAGGCCTTGAATGCAAGCTGAgatttttcagaaattttctttggtTTATAGCTAACCGGTGCATTAAGCAAAGGAAACTGACAGATCTCCGACTGTACACTGAAAATTTGGCAGTATATGTGGCTTGTCTAATTTACTTCTGTTTGGTGGATGACAAAATGCATGAAAACATGGTACAAGAAATGAAAACTAAGCTTGTAGATTTGGTAGAGAAGATCAATCCGCTTAAGCCCGAGGCAAGAAAAATTTATCTAGGAGCCTTGAAAACTTCGAAAAAATCACATGATGGTAGCCCAATCATTGATCAACAATATCTGGCATTTGTTGATTATCTCATTGACAATCTAAGGGAGGTGTCCAGAAATCAGGcccttttcctttttgctgAAGAGGATCAAATGGAGATCCTACTTGATGAGCTGAAATTATTGAGATTGAGTCTCATGGATCCACCACTTTATGAAGACTCAGATAACGTCAGAGCACTTACGGTTCAGATAAAAGCTGTCATGAACAAGATTGGACATTCCTTTTACTTTTTCTACTTGAGCGAGATCAACAAAGACATGGCTGGgcagctaaatcttgtactgtCAGGTATTCTCAAAGACATTGAACGCGTCAAGGGTCAAGCCGCAGATTGCTTTGATAAATTCATAATGAAATCATGGAGATCCAACTTCCCCAGAACTAATGAACCAGGCTTCATTGAGTTTCTGATGAAGAAACTTAAGGAGCAACTGCACCATGAAGAATCACAAATTCGGCCATTCAAGCATCAAATTGGTGTAGCATGTGAAGAACTAGAGTCCCTCAGAATAGATATTACTGAAATTGGCAAGCAGTTGAATCATAACGAAGAGCTGAATGTTCTCCTGGAACTTTATAAAGATATCTCATACCAGGCTGAGTATATTGTGGATTCATTAGAAGCCGAAGCAGGTTCTCTCTGGTGCCATAAGTTGGGACTATTTAATGTCATTAAGGAGATTAGGCATATTCATAAAAGGTTAAAAGCTATCAGGAAGGAGGAGATCAGCAATGACACTCCTGCTCCTGTTTTAGCACAAGCAAACTTTCCAAACATTGAGGCGATGCCAGACTATGAGAATGATGTAGGACAGAAAACAGAGGAGACTACTATACAACTAGTTGGTTTTGAAGTTGCAGCAGAAAAGATAAAGGAACAGCTTACTAGAGGATCAAATCAGCTGAATATTCTCACAATTGTTGGCATGCCAGGAATAGGTAAAACAACTCTTGCCAACTCATTGTATAAAGATCATtcagtttccttttctttccataCTCATGCCTGGTGCTGTGTTTCCCGAGTTTATCACAAGCAAACCTTGTTACTTGAAATATTGGGCCAAATCAACAGGAACTTTAACCGAAACCCTGGAGTTGCTGGCAAAGACTATGTTGAGATGCTCTACAAAAGTTTAAAGGGAAAGAGGTATCTTTTGGTGATAGATGATATATGGGACATTGAGGCATGGAATGATCTGAAGGAAGTTTTTCCTGATGACCATAATGGAAGCAGGATTTTATTTACAACGCGGAACTATAATATAGCTCTGAAAGCAAACAGTGTTCCCTATGCTCTTTCTCCTCTCTCAGATGAAGAGAGTTGGCAATTATTATGCATCAAGGTTTTTGAGGAAGAAATGTGCCCATCAGAACTTTTGCAAGTCGGAAAGAGGATTGCAaaaatttgcaaaggattaccACTTTCTGTGGTCTCAGTTTCTGGAACTCTAAAAGCAATAGAGAGAGAACAGGATAGATGGGAACAGGTTGCAGAAAGCCTGTGGTTGAAAGAACCTAACAACCCATTAGGCCAGCATTCTGGCATATTGGAACTTTGCTATCACCATTTACCAAATTTCTTGAAGCCGTGCTTCCTCTATTTTGGAGGATTTCGAGAGGATGCCGTGATTCCAGTGTCCAAGCTCCTTTGGTTATGGATTGCAGAAGGATTTATCCATCAAACAAACCCAAGCCAGAAAAGCTTAAAGAATGAAGCAGAGAATTTTTTGAACGATCTAATTGACAGAAACCTTGTGATGGTTGCAGAAAGAAGTTCCAGAGGTAGAGTCAAATCATGCCATGTTCATGATCTTTTACATGATTTTTGCTTGGCAAAATCTGAAGAAGAAAATTTCCTGCTTCACATGAAAAGGTATGATCAACGCTTGACTACTTCTGCAGATTCTGTAATGCATCAAGCATATCGTTTGTGCATACATTCTGACAAGTATGTTGTTCCCCCGGGGCCTTTACGTGCTCGGTCTTTGTTCTTCTGGTCGTTCTTGTTAAATGATCGTTCTTCGATGCTTACTTGTGCCTTACAATTTAGACTACTCTGGGTGTTGGACTTGAGCCATATTCACGTTGTTAGTGGAGTTGATGAGCAGGACTTTATTAAGATCACTAACTTGGTTCATTTGAGATACTTAGCAATCTGGATTGGCTGTCAATCTATTCCATCTGAGATAGAGAACCTCCAGAACCTGGAAAGTTTGATTTTAATGAAGAGTTCAACCCgttatttttctatcaaattaCCAGACACTATTTGGAACCTGGTAAATTTGAGGCATCTCAATGTGAGGAAAAACGATTATGAGTTGGTCTGCTTTTATTTACCATATTTAACAGATCATTTCTGGGACCTCCGGCTGGATAAGTTAGAATCTATATCCACTATAGAGGTTTACTCTGGCTATGTGTTTGAGCATCTCATGAGTGTGACACCCAACCTACGAAAATTATCATGCATGCTCAGAGGCCCTTGCTTTCCTTCAATTAGTGAGTTGAATCAGGTTGAAGAACTCAATTTATGTTTTTGGTTTGAGGTGGAACATCCATTGCAGTTCAATTCTGCATCAAATCTCAAGAAACTGACTCTGTCTAATATGCGCCGACCATGGGATGAAATTTCATTCATTGGGGAGCTACCAAATCTTGAGGTTCTCAAATTAAACGAAGGAGCATTTGTGGGGCGACAATGGGACATGGCAGAAGGGGGATTCCAGAAACTCAAATTCTTGAAGTTGTGTAAGCTAGACATTCAAGTATGGAATGCCTCCGCTGACGACCTTCCCTGCCTTGAGAGACTTGTATTGCATGGTTGTTTGTCTCTCTGGGAAATCCCTTCTTCAGCTTTAGCAGAAATGAGCACTCTCCAGTCAATCGAGATTATAAAGTGCATGAGTCCTGTATGGCAATCTGCCATGCAGATTCTCAATGAACAACATGAGATGGGAAATGATGAGTTCAAAGTCTCTTTCTTTCGTTAGTAATGGGATTTGGTAGAATGTTGTGGTCTACTTTCAGATTATCTTTTTCAGTTTCCTGTTGTACGAAGACAATGTTATGTAAGCAGTATTCCAATTGTTCGTTGAAACTAAATTGCTGACTTGTTTTTGGTGTAAGTCAGGAGGAGGTTTCGAATTCGGGATACCTCAGTTacactcctttttttttaaattattattgtcttttttgtgttttatttcCCCAATTTGTCCTTCAGATTTACATCAGTTACACTTCCTTGTATCATTTTAAGTCAGACAATAATAGATGCGTTGATTATTCCacgggataatttcaaaaacctcccttgagatttttcttAATATCATTTGGCACTTCtaaagttttcaaaatctcacttaTCTCTCTTGGCACCTTGAAAAGGCTATATGTTATTTTCAATGCTCACAAATTGACGACATTTCACTTGCATCCTTAATAATTATCTAACCAAAAAGAGAAATTTTAACCCAAAAAGTATAAACAAAAAATAACCTAATGACCATTCAATATTAGTCTATATTTCTCTATATCCAAGTGGAGGTGGGGCAACAAAGGAGGTAgttaatttaaattcaataatGTCAACCGCTTTAAAAGGATTTGGTAAGTAATCTATGctttcaaaatttttgcaaTATGGATTTAACAAAGTCAAGCAATTTTTTTCGGAAGAATGTGTTAATACGTGATGTAATTAAAGTTATGCTCAAAATTAAAGTAATCTTTTTTATACACGTGGTTTGCATGTAAAGCCTacttataaaaaaatattataaatagGCCAGTATTAAAAAGATTAATGAAAAAATGATCTCATGATCAATTATCAAAATATTGCTTATGGTGTTTTTTCCCCCTATGAAAACAACATAGACAATTCGTAGATATTTTCAACTTTATTTTTAgccttattttaatttttatcgTTGATGTGAGTTTCATAAATAGGATAACATAAGGGTAGTCTTagaagtaaatttttttttttttatctctcttGCTTTTCTCCCAATGGACAAAAAATGTCAATCTAAGAGAGATAACTGAAATTTTAGACACTTTAGGAATACTAAGTGATATTATGAGAAACTTCAAGagaagtttctgaaattattccttattgcaaatttgcaattttgtCTAGGATGAACTATACATGATCTCTGATATGCCATTTTTCCTGCCAAATAAGGAACTTAATAATATTAGTTCATTCCTTTTAGTTGAACCATTTAACTGTATTTCGAATGGTCATCCTAACATATATAAAAGAATTACATGCAACGCACTTTATTAGGCAAAAATATTGGTAACAAAAACTCAAGTAATCTTATGCTCATAAGATGACGATCAAAGATGTTGCTGTGTAGTGCTTGGGTAAGTGGATATTTGACATCATCAATTAGTACAATTTTGTGAatgttttcttttaaaatgatTACTCTAATCAAATGGGATTGATTACAACTCCCAACTCCCAACAATCTTCAGGACCTGTTTGGTTGAAATACACAACTTACATGTAAAGTTACTACCAACATTTTCAAACTTGGAATGGACTATTTTCAAATTTGGAATGGATTAGTCGATTCTACATTTCCAAACCTTCAATAGGGTTGCTTCCTAGCCCTACATCCAATGTTTCCCCATTGTAAAGGGCAACCTTGTGCCTTACAAACCTAGTGTATAACTGCTCCAATTGCACAACTAAAACATTATAGATGAATTTGAAATTGTAATAACTTGACTTGCTTGTCTAACAATTATGCCAATtataatttttcactttttaaactGACCATCCTCCTATTGATTCGAAAGCTACTTCGATGCTTTGGATTAAAGTGGCATCGTTAGTTTTCTGGGAATGGCTATGTAAGTGGTAGATGTGATCTTTGACtaattttgtaaataaaatcTATTTGTACGTTTTCCTGGGGTCAAATTGTGAGTTTACCAATTAATTAGAGGGCCAAAGTAAGATTTTGTTAAAGTTTCCTTCCAACCCATACGATCACCTTACGAGTCATGCATGTCTCATTTTCGTCGCTGTCCATATTTTTtcccttccccccccccccccccttaaATTCTCCATATCCAAGAACAACCCCATGCTTAGCTGCCAAAATTGGCAAGGCTGGAGTGGAATTGGTCCCAAAGGATGGTCCTAATAAAAGGCAAAAATCTTCAATGGCCATTTTATGTAGAACTAATTGGTGTAAAAATTATGAGCACTTGAGTCCACTTTGGCCATTGAAATTGCCGAAGCAGCGTCCAAGTAGCACGGGGAATTGGCCCGTTTTCATGGGTCTGGGTACAAATTTTGGTAGCTTTTAAACTGCCCTCAAGGTGCTTAACATACCGCCCTGAAAGCGGAGTGGAAATCATGCTTTTTTGGATCCAGATCATTGTCAATGGCGGTGGAGACtggtggcggtggtggtggGGATGGGCCATGTGGTGGCACAGCAGATTCATCTCATGTTCCGAGAGCCACCAACTGGAAATGTATAATAATGAGTATTAAATGAAATCAATGCCTCATCCATGAACCACCTTAGTCAACTGCACTGAAAAATTTGTATGTCCATTGCAATTCAGATGTAAAAATGCCTAATGCCAACTAAGAAATTATAGTTCCTTTTCTTGCGGTGGAGTTCATTGAATCTTACATCCTCAGTTCTCACCTTGAGTTATCAGAATTCAGGCAGGTTAACTAGTTCTAAAACTATTCCTGAAACTAATAAAATCCGGAGTTTTCACCCCAGAAATAAGAGAATAAGGAGAGAAAAAGACGGGCATAATTGCAGATGGCTTCCTCTAGCAACATTCCACATCCTCTTGGCTACCAGAAGCTAGAAGAAAGTTTATACTCCCGTCCTGGTAGCGGAAAGGAGTAGCGTAGGCTTTCGGTCTCAATACATGTCAACAATAACAATTAAACAGttcgtaatttttttttccgaGGCCGATTACAGACCCAAATCGGATATCAAAAATATGAAATCTAAATCCAAGGGCTATTCCAGCAGGCTGTCAATTGAGCCTTATGATTGTACTTTACAAAGTCCAGATAaaagagatattaaaatcagAACTTTAGTCGTAATCTGTCCATCCAGATTCTAAACTGACGAAATCACGGGCCTTGGAATAGGAAACATACCAACCCAATTTGCGTGTTATATATTAGTGCATGACATTCATGACATGACAACAAAAACTAGCCCAAATAGAACTTTACAATTTGTTTCCAGCAAAACTAAGAGGAGAACCCATATGTTGAAAGGACAAAATATTTCCAGATTTAAACTGGAAGCAAATTTTGTTGTCATAAATCGTCCTATATTTTTTAACTGCTGTAATTATCTTGAACGTTTTTCCATATTTTGGAAGGCAGTTATTTTGTATTGGTAAGTTTGATTCTCTACACTGTGCATGTATCTTGGTTTGTTTGTTTTCAGTGGATTTTATAATGATTTACAGTAGAATAATAAGAGGTCtaagtttcaaatgattttttttttttttgggtctcaAGAGTACATGGAAATAATAGGAAACTTctaatcgaaaaaaaaaaaaagcatttgcAGAAAAATCTCATTAGGCTTCAAATCTCTCCAAACTAATGATACAaatcttttgcagaaaaaagaTCTTATCGAAAATTTGCAGAAAATTGGCAAAAAGAATCTCATCGAAACAAACAAATGACAGCAAAACTGGCAAAAAGAATAAGGCCTATTTTGAGTGAATTCAATAGCAATGAGTGAGGAATTGTCTGGTTCTGTCTAACCAAATAATATAACAAGTATAATAATCGTATCAAACCAAATGAAAATACAATCGCATTGGCCTCCTATCCAAGTGATAACTTTTTTGGATTTTAGGTTTTATATCTATATTATTTATTGAGATGtacaaatgtaagaaaatattGAACAAAAAAGATGATGGATGACCTATGATGACATAAGAAAATCTATTTGAGTATTGCATATGCCACATAGTTTAAAAATAAACTCATAAATCATGCCTGCCTAAATATTTGCAAGCATTTAGGGCATAAAAGAACTATGGAATAAAATTGCACCAACATTATTATGCTCATATATAGAATACTTAGGCATATCCTTTTCAAGCAAATCAATACTTACAAGTCGATTCACAATTTACAGGAAAGTGTCAATGTAGCCAAATATCAACTAGAAATCGCAAACTTATGGACATAATAAAGTATGAATTATCATTCACCAATCTTCTAAGAATCTTCAACACTTGCACAATAGGACCACCCAATGGGTTTGGGTGCCCTGGATCAAATTGTCAATCTTGCTTGGTAGCCGTCGCTTCACCCAATTGTTACTTCATGAAACCTGGCTAAATCTAACTGGCTAGCCAACGACGACTTGCTTGTAAATAGTTTATGGaggttttctgcatttaatcCTATCCTTTTCAAGCAAATTAATTATTCCAAATCCATTGACATTTTGTAGGTAGGAAAATGTCAATGTAGTCAAATATCAATCAGAAATCGCAAACATATGGacataataaaatataaatcaCCATCTACTAATCTATCCAAAATCTTCAACATTTGTGTAATGGAAAATAAGAGGAACCATTCAATAGGTTTGGACCAAATTGCCAATATTGCTTCTATGAGTTGTCACTTCATTCATGAAATTGGCTCCATGTCAAAGAATAACCAAGATCAGTTACATCATAAAACAACGACTTGACTCGCGAGTCATGATATTATTGCTTCTCCCAGTTGTTACTTCATGAAACCTGG
This portion of the Coffea eugenioides isolate CCC68of chromosome 11, Ceug_1.0, whole genome shotgun sequence genome encodes:
- the LOC113752396 gene encoding putative late blight resistance protein homolog R1A-3 yields the protein MASTSNYEELPGCLGRLAEGSNSSPSSSDKVHRLKVKVIINILRHFLQFSLKWHIEDNNVRVRLNQIMDGIHEVIQDCQLHDSNTSQVAGNEDCRSSRSNHESVVSHLKKVKDIKPVMLEICSIADVTTFGKRDTFRSIKTKNTFLSLKNFPRSMMPSLINSQIARRLEFCTLNVVSFVDSLLDNLKDILSHNADLVTPVEEQIGGLECKLRFFRNFLWFIANRCIKQRKLTDLRLYTENLAVYVACLIYFCLVDDKMHENMVQEMKTKLVDLVEKINPLKPEARKIYLGALKTSKKSHDGSPIIDQQYLAFVDYLIDNLREVSRNQALFLFAEEDQMEILLDELKLLRLSLMDPPLYEDSDNVRALTVQIKAVMNKIGHSFYFFYLSEINKDMAGQLNLVLSGILKDIERVKGQAADCFDKFIMKSWRSNFPRTNEPGFIEFLMKKLKEQLHHEESQIRPFKHQIGVACEELESLRIDITEIGKQLNHNEELNVLLELYKDISYQAEYIVDSLEAEAGSLWCHKLGLFNVIKEIRHIHKRLKAIRKEEISNDTPAPVLAQANFPNIEAMPDYENDVGQKTEETTIQLVGFEVAAEKIKEQLTRGSNQLNILTIVGMPGIGKTTLANSLYKDHSVSFSFHTHAWCCVSRVYHKQTLLLEILGQINRNFNRNPGVAGKDYVEMLYKSLKGKRYLLVIDDIWDIEAWNDLKEVFPDDHNGSRILFTTRNYNIALKANSVPYALSPLSDEESWQLLCIKVFEEEMCPSELLQVGKRIAKICKGLPLSVVSVSGTLKAIEREQDRWEQVAESLWLKEPNNPLGQHSGILELCYHHLPNFLKPCFLYFGGFREDAVIPVSKLLWLWIAEGFIHQTNPSQKSLKNEAENFLNDLIDRNLVMVAERSSRGRVKSCHVHDLLHDFCLAKSEEENFLLHMKRYDQRLTTSADSVMHQAYRLCIHSDKYVVPPGPLRARSLFFWSFLLNDRSSMLTCALQFRLLWVLDLSHIHVVSGVDEQDFIKITNLVHLRYLAIWIGCQSIPSEIENLQNLESLILMKSSTRYFSIKLPDTIWNLVNLRHLNVRKNDYELVCFYLPYLTDHFWDLRLDKLESISTIEVYSGYVFEHLMSVTPNLRKLSCMLRGPCFPSISELNQVEELNLCFWFEVEHPLQFNSASNLKKLTLSNMRRPWDEISFIGELPNLEVLKLNEGAFVGRQWDMAEGGFQKLKFLKLCKLDIQVWNASADDLPCLERLVLHGCLSLWEIPSSALAEMSTLQSIEIIKCMSPVWQSAMQILNEQHEMGNDEFKVSFFR